ACCAACTTTTTCACTACTTATGGTAAACCATTCCcctgaaccgaaccgaaccgaaccgaaccgttGTTATTAAACCACTGATTTATTCAGAGTCTTTATCCGGTGAAGCCACTAACTCCGTCGCAGCCAAATCCGGAGCTGTCCCGGCGCCGTTGTACTGCTGAATCACCAAAACCGAAGCTCTCGTCGATGATTCCGGCGAAATCAACAAACTTCCGACAGGTCCAAGCTCTGGGCACTCACTGTTCTCCCTAATCGCCAACGCAATCTCGCCACCTGGCACTCGACCAACCAGAAACAGATTGCTCCGCCGTACTTCCTCAATCGCCGATCTAACATCCACGGCGGCGTTTTCAACCCTTTTCTCCACGAACTTGATCGATTCATCCACCGACGACTTCTTCCTTATCTCAGACATAATCTCCTCATCCCATTTCAGATTCTTCTCGTTGTTACCGTTGTCACCCACTTCCACATTAACAACCTCTCCGACTCTCTCCGGCGCTACCACAAATCGGAAAACAGTTAAAACGATTCCGGGATGCTCCGCCATACGTAACCCATAAGCCAAGGCTTCACGGTCATCACGACCACCGAAGAAGAGAACAACAACAGAGTAAGAAACGTCTTGAGCTGAGACTTGACTTGAGCCACCGAGTCCACGGTCAACGAATATACCAACTGAGCAAGGAGCTTCAAGCAGAACTCTCCTGTTCACCCAACGGTAATCGCCACGTGTCGTCTCTAACGAACCGTCGAGCTGCTGATGCTTGTGAAACGGAAGAATCACAATGGCTGCTCTTTTTCTTGCAGCTGTTGTGCAGATGTCTTCGTGAATATCAGACATCGATGAGATTGCTGTCATTGGTCTGACATTGACTCTGCTCAGCTGTTGAAACGCTTGGAAAGCAACTACCACTTGGTCTGCGTCTGCATTGACTCCTCTCCTGTTCCAAAAGGGCATTCCGTTTTTGCGGACTTTGTGAACCATTAGGATAGCTGAAGATCTCTCTGATAGTTCCCTTAAGTGGAGAGCGTAAACGCAGAGTCCTTCGCCTTTTTCGATGCCTCTTGATGCTTCCAGGAGGTTTATTATTGATGGGATGCTTCCGGCTCCGTGGAAACACGTGAGGATACGAAGCTGTGTGTTTGTGTTCTCTCGCTCTACCGTCCTGTTTTTGTATTCTCCTTCTTTCTTGGCTCTTCTTGCTGGTTTGTAGACTGCCATTACGACTGGTGTGGTGATGAAGGTTGTGAAGAGAGCCATTAGAACCATTATGGCAAATGTCTGATCATTCAGAACCTGAGGAATACATCAGCAGAGAGAATTATTTAAAGTTATAATCTTTGGACCTCTCCTGACGCACAATTGTTCTCAGATTGGAAAAAAGTTTGTACCTTTCGATCTTTTCCTATGTTGAGGACGATGAGTTCGACCAATCCTTTAGTGTTCATGAGGAATCCTAATGTGATGGCTTCTCGCATTGGTATCTTGAAGGCGAGGGAAACACCGAGAGTGCCAACAATCTTACCGAAACAAGCTGTGAAGGTGACTAAGACCAGAAGACCCCAAGACTGAGCTCC
The sequence above is a segment of the Camelina sativa cultivar DH55 chromosome 10, Cs, whole genome shotgun sequence genome. Coding sequences within it:
- the LOC104719826 gene encoding cation/H(+) antiporter 18-like yields the protein MATTNSTKACPAPMKATSNGVFQGDNPIDFALPLAILQIVIVIVLTRLLAYLLRPLRQPRVIAEVIGGIMLGPSLLGRSKVFLDAVFPKKSLTVLETLANLGLLFFLFLAGLEIDTKALRHTGNKALGIAMAGISLPFALGIGSSFVLKATISKGVDSTAFLVFMGVALSITAFPVLARILAELKLLTTEIGRLAMSAAAVNDVAAWILLALAIALSGSNTSPLVSLWVFLAGCAFVIGAAFIIPPIFRWIARRCHEGEPIEETYICATLAVVLVCGFITDAIGIHSMFGAFVVGVLIPKEGPFAGALVEKVEDLVSGLFLPLYFVASGLKTNVATIQGAQSWGLLVLVTFTACFGKIVGTLGVSLAFKIPMREAITLGFLMNTKGLVELIVLNIGKDRKVLNDQTFAIMVLMALFTTFITTPVVMAVYKPARRAKKEGEYKNRTVERENTNTQLRILTCFHGAGSIPSIINLLEASRGIEKGEGLCVYALHLRELSERSSAILMVHKVRKNGMPFWNRRGVNADADQVVVAFQAFQQLSRVNVRPMTAISSMSDIHEDICTTAARKRAAIVILPFHKHQQLDGSLETTRGDYRWVNRRVLLEAPCSVGIFVDRGLGGSSQVSAQDVSYSVVVLFFGGRDDREALAYGLRMAEHPGIVLTVFRFVVAPERVGEVVNVEVGDNGNNEKNLKWDEEIMSEIRKKSSVDESIKFVEKRVENAAVDVRSAIEEVRRSNLFLVGRVPGGEIALAIRENSECPELGPVGSLLISPESSTRASVLVIQQYNGAGTAPDLAATELVASPDKDSE